CAGCAGGCCGTCCTGCCTGCGCTGCCGGTCGTGGCCAGCATGCAGAACGAGGATTCGCTGCTGGGCGGCCAGAGCTTGTATATCGCCGAACTGGCGCGCGCACGTGAGCTGCTGGCGGCTGCGTCGGCGCGGCCGGTCGTGTGTCTGATCGACGAGGTGTTCCGCGGGACCAATCACGAGGAAGCGGTGTCCGCGGCGGCGGCCGTGGTCGACGCGCTGGCCCAGGATGCGCTGGTGCTGGTGTCTTCGCACAACCTGGTGCTCGGGCCGTTGCTGGCGCATCGGCTGGACCCGTGGCGCATCGTGCGCGATGCCGATGGCGCGCTGCATATGGAAGCCGGCGTGCTGGGGCGGACCAATGGGGTGGCGCTGCTGGCGGCACATGGGTTCGATGGGGGCGTCCAGCGCCAGGCCGAGCGGGTGGCGGCCTGGCTGGCGGGACAGCGGCGCGCGGAGCCGGACGCCGCTCTACTGGCGAGCGAGGGCGGCCGCGCCTAGACCACGGGCCGGCTGGTCCGGCCTGTCCGCCATGCCCTCATGGCGCCGGAATCCGGTTGCGCAGCGTGCGTCCAAGCGCGAAGTCGGTGATGCTTTCGATGGTGGTGCGCATGATCTGGCCGATCGCCTCGACCGTGAAGAAGGCCTGATGGCCCGTCACGATTACGTTCGGGAAGGCCACCAGACGCTGGATTACGTCATCGGTGATTATCGTCGAGGACAGGTCCTGGAAGAACAGGCTGGCTTCCTGCTCGTACACGTCGATCGCCAGGCCGCCTAGCTGGCCGGTCTTCAGCGCGGCGATCGCGCATTCGGTGTCGACCAGGCCGCCGCGGCTGGTGTTGACCAGGATGCAGCCGCGTTTGATGCGCGCCAGCGAGGCTGCGTCCACGATGTGATGGGTTTCCGGCGTCAGCGGGCAGTGCAGCGACACGACGTCGCTGCAACGGAGCAGCTCATCGATGCTGACATACCGTCCGCCCAGCGCTTCGAACGCCGGCGAGGGAAACATGTCGTAACCCACCAGCGAGCAACCGAAACCGGCCATGATGCGCGCAAAAATGAGGCCGATCTTGCCGGTGCCGATGACCCCGACGGTCTTGCCGTGCAGGTCGAAGCCCATCAGGCCTTCGAGGTCGAAGTTGCCGTCGCGCGTGCGGTTGCTCGCGCGCGCGATCTTGCGATTCACCGCCAGCAGCAGGCCCACCGCAAACTCGGCCACCGAATGCGGCGAGTAGTCGGTGACGCGCACGACCGCGATGCCCATGTCTTGCGCAGCTTGGGCGTCGATATGGTTGTATCCGGTCGAGCGTGTCGCGATCAGCCGCGTGCCCTGCATCGCCAATATCCCGAGCACCTCGGCGTCGACGTTGTCGTTGACGAACACGCAGACAGCCTCGCAGTCCTTGGCCAGCACGGCGCTGGTGCTGGTCAGCCGGTCTTCCATGAAACGGAGTTCGTGGCCTGCGCCCGCGTTGGCTTCGGTCAGCATGGTCTTGTCGTAGCGGCGTGTGCTATATACGGCGATCTTCATTTCTGCTCCCGGTCAGCCTGCATTGCCGCATTCTACCCAATGCGCCGCTCACTCCCGCGCCAGAGGCTTGCCGCGTGCAATCACCTCGCGGCAATCCCCCTTCATGACCGCATTGTCGTAATCGGTCCATCCATAACTGTCGACATAGCGCTTGTGCTGCTTGAAGCGCGCGTTCACGAAGCTCCATTCGAGATGCTCGTCCGGATAGCGCAGATCGGCCATGTCGAGCAGCGTATGGAACATGTTTTCCGTGGCCAGCCGGGCTTTCCGGTGGCGCAGCAGTTGGGCGACCTTGTCCGGATAGCGGTCCTGGTACGCGTCCGAATACCAGGCGAAGGCCGGCACGTGGAATTCGTATTGCGTGTTATGGCCGTGGAAGGCCAGGCGGCAGCTGTTGTCGTACAAGGTCTGGCCGTGGTCGGCCACGTACAGCATCGATGCCGCTTGCCCGGTCTCCTTCAAGGTTCCGATCACGTGGTCGAGGAACCAGTCGGTGTACAGGATCGAGCTGTCGTAGCTGTTGTTGAGCGGGGTCTTGATGCGCAGGTCGGTGTAGACCGGATTGTCGACGCCGTACAGCGAGGGCAGCCATTGATCGAATTGCCTGGGATAGCGGCGGCTGTAATTCCAGTGGCTGCCGAGGGTGTGCAGCACGATCAGCTTTTTTGGCGCCGGGTCGCGCACCGCGTGCTGCAGGGGCGTGAACAGCACCTCGTCGTAATTCGAGTTGTCGGTGAAGCCGCCCAGGTTGAGGAAATCGACCACGTCGGCCTCCTTGGCGAACACCGAGACCGGCGTGTCGAATTTGCCGAACGAGATCTGGTTCGACAGCCAGAACGTCTTGTAGCCGGCTTCCTTGAACGCGGTGATGAACGATTTTTCCGAGAAGCCGTCTTTCAGGCTTTGCGTGGCCGGTTTGCGCGACAGGATCACCGGCACCGACAGGCGGGTCGCCGACACCGACGTGATCACGTCCGGCAGCGTCACCAGGTTGGCTTCCTTCGATAACAGCGGGTTGGTCGCGCGCGCATAGCCGTTGATGCTCCAGCGGTCGTAGCGCGAGGATTCGCCGATCACCATCACGACCAGCTGCGGCGCGGCGTCCGGATTGGCCTGGTGCGCATGGAAGCGGAACGCGGCGCTGCGCCGGTTGAGGTTGGCCAGGTAGGCGCGTTCCTTGTAAAAGTCGACGCCGCGCGCCATCAGGCCGAACGGCCAGGCGTGGGCGAAGGCGTCGAGGTCGAACGGCAGCCGGGCCCAGTGCGCCAGCGGGGGCAGGGCGCGGCGCGGCGGCGCGCTGCCGGCGGCGGGGGCGGCGGTCTCCTCGCCGGCTGGAGCGCCGGCAGAGGCAATGGCGCCAGCGTTGGCGCCGGCCTTGACCAGGTGGATCGGCGTTACCGCCCGCGCCGGGCGCGCGGCAAGCGCCAGGTTCGGGGGCGCCACGCCGAATTCCAGTCCATAGCCGAACACCAGGGCGGCCAGCGCCAGTACGCCCAGCACGATCGGGCGCGAGACGTCGTTCCAGTCGAGTTCGCGCGTGATCCAGGCGGCGCGCCAGCTGGCGCCGAACCAGGCCAGCACGCCGGCGAACACGCCGATCAGCAGCCAGACCTTGTTGCCCAGGAATTCCATCGCCTCGGCCGGGCTGGTCTCGAACAGGATGCCCAGGTGGTGGGTCGAGAT
This genomic stretch from Massilia sp. 9096 harbors:
- a CDS encoding 2-hydroxyacid dehydrogenase, with translation MKIAVYSTRRYDKTMLTEANAGAGHELRFMEDRLTSTSAVLAKDCEAVCVFVNDNVDAEVLGILAMQGTRLIATRSTGYNHIDAQAAQDMGIAVVRVTDYSPHSVAEFAVGLLLAVNRKIARASNRTRDGNFDLEGLMGFDLHGKTVGVIGTGKIGLIFARIMAGFGCSLVGYDMFPSPAFEALGGRYVSIDELLRCSDVVSLHCPLTPETHHIVDAASLARIKRGCILVNTSRGGLVDTECAIAALKTGQLGGLAIDVYEQEASLFFQDLSSTIITDDVIQRLVAFPNVIVTGHQAFFTVEAIGQIMRTTIESITDFALGRTLRNRIPAP
- a CDS encoding phosphoethanolamine transferase, with translation MPFLLRPRSLFVVLTYLLLSCTPFAAGLFGQPLVHAGAIAGIELICWIGVWALFKRPAWFHWLLLPAFLALPVELYLYAFYGQGISTHHLGILFETSPAEAMEFLGNKVWLLIGVFAGVLAWFGASWRAAWITRELDWNDVSRPIVLGVLALAALVFGYGLEFGVAPPNLALAARPARAVTPIHLVKAGANAGAIASAGAPAGEETAAPAAGSAPPRRALPPLAHWARLPFDLDAFAHAWPFGLMARGVDFYKERAYLANLNRRSAAFRFHAHQANPDAAPQLVVMVIGESSRYDRWSINGYARATNPLLSKEANLVTLPDVITSVSATRLSVPVILSRKPATQSLKDGFSEKSFITAFKEAGYKTFWLSNQISFGKFDTPVSVFAKEADVVDFLNLGGFTDNSNYDEVLFTPLQHAVRDPAPKKLIVLHTLGSHWNYSRRYPRQFDQWLPSLYGVDNPVYTDLRIKTPLNNSYDSSILYTDWFLDHVIGTLKETGQAASMLYVADHGQTLYDNSCRLAFHGHNTQYEFHVPAFAWYSDAYQDRYPDKVAQLLRHRKARLATENMFHTLLDMADLRYPDEHLEWSFVNARFKQHKRYVDSYGWTDYDNAVMKGDCREVIARGKPLARE